A stretch of the Lolium perenne isolate Kyuss_39 chromosome 3, Kyuss_2.0, whole genome shotgun sequence genome encodes the following:
- the LOC127338282 gene encoding uncharacterized protein → MGSGDWGPVLIAVLFFVVLTPGLLCQIPGNDRRVAEFHSMRTSYLAIFVHTVIFFGFCAIFMVAVGVHLSSG, encoded by the coding sequence ATGGGGTCGGGTGACTGGGGTCCCGTGCTGATTGCGGTGCTCTTCTTCGTGGTGCTCACGCCGGGCCTGCTCTGCCAGATCCCAGGGAACGACCGCCGCGTCGCAGAGTTCCACAGCATGCGCACCAGCTACCTCGCCATCTTCGTCCACACCGTCATcttcttcggcttctgcgccatcTTTATGGTGGCCGTTGGCGTCCACCTCAGCTCCGGCTGA